The Helicobacter ibis DNA segment CTTCTATTGGCATACCTCTATATAAAAGCTTCCCATTTTTACCATCAACATAGCTAATAGTAGATTCACAACCTGCAGTAGAACCATATCCCGGATCGTAAGAGAAGATATTGGTAGTTTCAAAAAGCTTACTAAAATTAACCGCTTTTGGACCTCTAGTGCAGTCAATTAAATCAAAGTCAAACTTCTCACCAGTTTCATTGTTTATAAGTGTTACCGTTCCCATAAATACTCCTTATATAACTATTATGGATTCATTGTAACAAACTTTTAATACAAATAGTAAAAAATTTTTTTAATTTTATAATTTTTATTGTTTGGGCTTTTATTTTTTACACACTAGTTGTATATAATATCTATATCACTTGTGGGTTTAAACTCGAAAATATGAGGCTCTATGCTACTATCTACTTTTATTTGACTAAATTTTATTTCAACTTGATTTTTCAAAGAATCTTCAAAAGTAATGGAGTTTAAAATTCCATCTTTAAAAGTTAAATTATATTTCTGTCCCATGATTGTAGATTCATATAGATTATCCTTTATTTTTTTAGCACTTTTAATTAAGCTTAAAATGTCCAAATTCTCTTGCAAAGAGCTAATGATTGCTTGTTTTAACCTTGGTTCATAAATAATCATTGAATCTCTTTGAATGTATATCTGCTTTATTATAGGACTACTATAATCCCATAACACATAATATGGAGCAAGACTTAATATTCTTCCTTTATAGACTATATTATCGCTTTGTGAGTGCAAAATTTGTGTAAATTCCGCCTCAAAACTCTTAATATTTTTAATCTCCCCAAAGATAAAAGTAATGCAAATAAAAAATAAAGCAGATATTCTAATCAATGTTTTGAATCCTTATGCAAGAAATATAATCCAACTGCAAGTGCAAGTATGGAAATAGCAAAAAACAGCATATCTTGTGTGCTTTTCATTCCCATGTTTAATACTTTAGAAAAGAATGCCACAATTAAAGCCATAACAATCACCTTTGCTAACTTATCTTTTAATTGATCTAAAGTATGAATCTCTAAAACTTTTGAATTACTATCATCTTTTATTTGAATCTTACAAATAAATAACTCATATAAACCAAATGCAAAGATTAGTAGCACAACCGCTATAAGATATAAATCAACCGCCATGATGATTGTATTTAACAAAATGTTATGTATATCAGCACCATCTCCTAATACACCACTATAATACAAAAATGTATCCTTAGCCGCCTTTATAATATCTATACTAGCAACTATAAAAAGCAACACCGAACCAACAAGTGATAATACAACTGCTAAAATGATAAATAATCTAGCATTCCACATTAGTTTTTCAAAGATTCTTCTTATAAGCTCCAAAATACTTCCTTTCACAATAAAAGGCAAAATTATATCTAAAAATTACATATTAAGACAGATATATTTTAACTCCATATATTCATCAATTCCATATTTAGATCCTTCTCTGCCAAACCCACTATGCTTAATATCTCCAAAATGTGCTACTTCATTTGATATAAGCCCAGTATTTATACCAACCATACCATATTCTAAGCCTTCAGCCATTCTCCATTACCTTTTATAATCATTTGTAAAAACATAAGAAGCAAGTCCATATTTAGTATCATTTGCCCTGCTAAGTACTTCCTCTTCTGTATCAAATTTAAAAATATGTGCAATAGGATCAAATGTTTCTTCTTGAGCAACTATCATTTCATCACTTACATCACCTAGCAATGTAGGACCAAAAAGTCCCGCCAAATTCATGCTCAATCCAACATAGATTCTGCTTCGTGCATAAATTCTATTTGCACAAATACAAGTCTGACCACTATTTCTAAATTTTGTGAGCATTGTTTATATAATTTCATACCAACTTCACTAGTTCCAGTAAAGCTAAGCTTTCTAACTATATCACTCTTGCATAAGACTTCACAAATCTCACTTGAATCTCCATTCACAACAACAAATAATTCTCTACTAAATCCAGCACCACCTCTCCAAAAGATTCATTTAATGGCTTACCTTGTTCCTTTGTCATTAATTCTGCTAAAAATTCTTTATTCTTAATTATTAACTCATAAAATCTATAAAGCAAATCACTTCTATGTTCTACTAGAGATTTAGCATATTCAATCTGTGCTTTTTTAGAATCTAAAATTATTTGTTCTAACTCTTGCTTGTTTATCTTTTAAACATAGGCGATTATTTCATTAGTGGCTGGATTATTCACAGCAAAATAACCATGAACATCATTGCGCGATACATATCTTTGCAAAATATTCATAAAAATACCCTCCACAAAAAGCATTTCTATAAAAACTAATCAACCCAAAAAGGGTTGATTATTAAATAAATGATACTACCAAGAATCCTAAAGCAACGGCAATAGTAATTGAAACTACACCCGGTATAAAGAATGCATGATTGAATATAAACTTTCCAATTCTTGTTGTTCCAGTATCGTCCATTTGTACCGCACCTAGCAATGTAGGATAAGTTGGAAGCACAAAAAGAGCTGAAACTGCAGCAAAGCAAGCAACAAGCATATAAGAATCTCCAGGATTTGTAGCACTAATTCCTAATGCTGAAATAATAACCGGAGTAATAGCTTTTGCAGTTGCAGCTTGAGAGTATAAAAGCATACTAGCAAAGAAAAATGCAACAGCAAGCATTGCAGGAGTTTGCTTAACCCACTCACCTGCTACTTCCTTAATAGCAGCTTCATGTCCAGCAACAAATGTATTTCCAAGCCACGCAACACCAAAAACACACACACAAGCTGTCATACCAGATTTAAATACACTTGTATCTAAGATCTTGCCCGGCTCAACTTTACATACCCATGTAATTAAAAGTGCAGCAGTTAAAAGAAAACTCATAATAGCAGCATCTCTAGGGATAATCACAGGATCAATCCATTTAATATTATTAGAAATTGCAGTAGCATAAAGCACAACACAAAGCACTGTAACTAAAAAGATTCCAACAGATAACTTAGCACCAGGCTTATCTTCAGCATTTAAAACATCACCTGCATCTTTTACAAGTCCTTTTGCTAATCTTTCTTGATATACTGGATCTTTACTTAAATCAAGAGGAGTAATTACACTAACAATAAAAGCTGTAACCATACAAGCAACAAAGGTAGTTACAATCCATATACCAATTAAAGTAGGATAATTCCAACCTAAAGGCTCTAAAACACCAGTCATATAAACAACTGCCGCAGATACTGGAGAAGCTGTAATTCCAATTTGCGAAGAAACAACCATTAGTGACAACGGGGCACTAGGTTTTATATTTTGCGATTTTGCAACATCTACTACAACAGGCATTAGCGAAAATACAGCATTCCCAGTCCCAGCTAAAATAGTAAGCAACCAACCACAAGCTGGGGAAAGATAATTGATATATTTTGGGTGTGTACGAAGTAGTTTTTCTGTAACCCTAACCATATAGTCTAGCCCACCTGCTTGTTGCATAGCCGAAATTGCAGCAATAGCAGCAGCAATAATTAAAATAACATCCCATGGTATATTCCCAGGCTTCATTCCTAATAAAAGTCCAAGAACAACAACACCCAAACCACCTGCATATCCTATAGCTATACCGCCAAGTCGAATACCAATAAAAATGGAACCCAAAAATACGATCAGTTGTAAAATAATCATTATATCCATAAAATCCCCCTCAACTTAAAGACTTAATCTTTTCTTTTTTCTGTCATTTGAGGATTTAGCATGTTTTTAGGATCTAAAATCTTATCGATTTCTTCTTTTGGCAAATATCCTCTAGCAAGACATATCTCACCTACTGACTTGCCAGTTTCTAATGCTTCTTTTGCAATGCTTGCAGATTTTTCATAACCTAAAACAGGATTAAATGCAGTAACAATACCAATAGAATTTAATACTGATTGTTTGCAAGCTTCTGCATTAGCTGTTAAATGCTTGATAGCCTTTTGCGCTAGAGTTTTCATGGCATTTTCTAACACTATAATAGAATTAAAGAGCGCATAGGCAATTCCCGGTTCAAACGCATTTAATTCAAACTCTCCTCTTTCAGAGCAAAGCATAATAGTTACATCATTTCCAATTACTTCATAGCAAGCCTCGCCTACTGCTTCACAAATCACTGGATTTACTTTTCCTGGCATAATAGAACTTCCAGGTTGCATTTTAGGAAGATTTATCTCACCTAAACCACATCTAGGACCTGAATTCATAAGCCTTAAGTCATTTGCAATTTTTGATAGTCTAACTGCAGCAGTCTTTAATGCACCACTTACTGCTACAAAATCTGCTGTATCTTGAGTAGCTGCTATTAGATCTTCTGCGGGTTTAAAATCTACACCTGTAATTTCTTTCATTCTTTTTTCTACAATTACTTTATAATTTGGGTGGCAGTTAATCCCTGTCCCAATGGCGGTAGCACCTAGATTTAGTGTTTCCATAACGCTTCTTGCATACTTAATCTTTTCAATATCACTCTTAATATAACTTGCAAATGCATTAAATGTATTTCCCAAAGTTGTAGGAACTGCATCTTCAAGCTCTGTTCTACCCATTTTAATGATATCTTTGTATTCTTTTGCCTTAATTAAAAGCTCATCTTTTAATTCTTCCATAGCTTTTAGTAAATCACCCAATTTTGCATGAGTTGCCACTTTAATCGAGCTAGGATATGTATCATTTGTAGATTGCCCTAAGTTTGTATGATCATTTGGGTGCAAATATTGATATTCTCCCTTTTTATGACCCATGCTTTCTAACGCTATGTTTGTTAAAACTTCATTAACATTCATATTAGTTGAAGTTCCAGCACCACCTTGAATCATATCCACAACAAACTGATCAATAAATTCACCAGCAATTAATCTATCACAAGCTTTTGCTAACGCATCAGCCTTATCTGCATCTAACACTCCAACTTCCTTGTTCGCTAAAGCTGCTGCTTTTTTAACTTGTGCAAAAGCCTTTATAAAAAATGGATAATGCTTTAATCTCCTACCGCTCATATGGAAATTTTCTAATGCTCTAAAGGTTTGAACACCATAATAAACATCATCAGAAATCTCTAACTCACCAATGAAATCATGTTCTTTTCTCGTCCCCATAACGACTCCTAAAACTTTAATTACACCTTTAATTTAAGGATTTGATAATACTACTCCTAATAACTTTAATATATTATTAAAAAAATAAATAATTTCTACTTCTAAACTTCATTCCTCAATACCCCTTTTTTGCATTCATACAATATAACTAAGACAACAACAAAACAAGCACATAAATTACCAAGCGGATAAGAATACATAACACCAACAAAGCCAAATATTTTAGGCAATATAAGTGCAAAAATGAGTGCAAAAATCAAAGTATAAGATAGCGTAATAATTAAAGACCCAAGAGTTCGCTGGATAGATTGAAAGAAAATGGCACTCACCATATTGATACCCAATAAAATATACGACATGAAATAAATCATCATAGAATCTCGTATATCATAAAATAAGCTAGAATCCCTAGCATTTATATTCTCTTGTAAAAACAAAGGAATAATGTAAGGACTAAAATAATAAGATAATCCATACATAAAAACACCAACAAAAAAGCCAAATATAATGCCAAATGTAAATACACTTCTAACCCTATCTATCAATTTTGCACCATAATTATAACTAGCAATTGGCTGAATCCCTTGAGCAACTGATAGCAAAATAGTAAATGGAATAATTCCAACATACATAAGCACACTATAAATAGATAATCCCCTATCCCCAGAAATACCACCTATAATATGATTAAAAAGTAGCATCATAATACTTACACTAATTTCAGCACTACTTTGTGGAATCCCATTTTTAGTAGCCATCAAAATCGCATAAATATCAAAAGCTCTAATTAAATATAAATCACCCCTTTTTCTTAAAAAATGCTGCAATAATATAAGCATACCTATTCCATGCCCCATAACAGTAGCCAATGCACTCCCACTAAGTCCCCAGTCAAACACAAATATAAATAGATAATTTAAAACCACATTCATTACTGCACCAACGAGCATAGCAACCATAGCCAAGATAGGCTGTCTATCATTTATAGCAAATGTATCAAGAATTGGGTGCAAAACTATAATAAAAGCACCCAAATAAATAATCTCTGTGTATTCCTTAACAAGAGGTAATAGCGTCTCACTAGCACCTAGATAAAGAGAAATTGAATCTGAATAATAAAAGAGTAAGATTCCACCAACAACACTACTAATAGCTGCAAAATAAAAAACGGAACTAAATATGATCCTCGCCCTAAAAGCTTTGCCTTTACCCAAAAAATAAGAGCTCATAGCAGCAGCACCAATTCCAAACAATAACTCAAATGCAATAAGCACTGGAAAAATAGGCCAAGCAAGTCCAATTGCCGCTAGTGCATTTTCTCCGAGCTTTTTACCTACAAAGATTCCATCTATTGTAGAATATGTTGATAATGCAAGCATAGCAACCAAAGAAGGCAAAAAATAAGAAAAAAATAGTCGAATTACTGAATCTGATTTTAAATTTAATTTTGCATTGCTAACCATACAAAAATCCCCCAAAATTATACAAAGCCTGCGATTCTAACATAAATCATTTTTTGCGTATTTTAAGGATTCTTCTATGCTTATACTAGGTGAGATTATTATATTTGCGTTATGCAATCTACTTTGTGCAAATTCATAAGTAGTCTTGCCAATACATAGAGCAATATAGCTACTATGCCAATTATAATTAAACAAAAATGCCTCTACACCAGAAGGTGAGCTAAAAAATATGACACTATTTTTATCTAGTTTAACTTTATCTTCTAAAATAACAAAAGAAGTTTCATACAATACAGATTCAACTATATTTATGCCATTATCTCTTAGTGTTTCATATAAATTTGATGCCACCTTTTTAGCCCTTATAAAAAGTGGATTTTTATTTTTTAAAATACCAACCAATTCAAATGCAAACTCATCTCCATAAGGGCTTTTAGATACATAATAAGGCTTTATTTGTAACCTCTCTAACTCTCTTTTAGACGCATTTCCCAAACAATATGTCGGAATCTTTGCCCATTTTGTATGATTTATTTGAGCTTCTAAAGATAAAACAGAATTTTTCGAAGTAAAAATCAAACTATCACAATACAACAACTTATCTTCTAGTCTTGTATCAATAATAACTTGTATATCAAGTAATCTTAGTGGAGTTGCTAAGCTATCATAGGGGGATGAATCTTGTTTTGTGATATAATAAACCATTTTCATAAATAAAATTGTATCAACTTTTAGATGAGAATTAAAATGTATATGAAAAACAAAAGCAAAGCAAACAAAATAACAAACAATGAAAATATCGATGAATATATAAAAATCGACATAAGAGCTAGAGGATACTATCTAATAAGCCATGTAAAAGATTCAATAAACATAAGCGATCTCAAAAGAATAAGCTTCATAGCAGAAGAAAATAAAGATAAAAAACTGCTTCTTTATTGCCATAGTGGTGCTACTGCAGCTGAATTTGGTGATAAACTAGTAGAGCTAGGATATAACAATATTTACTATTATGATGATAATTATTTTAATATGCCAGATTCATGGATTGTTAAAAATAGTTAATAAACTCTATAACATATCCATACAATCCATAAGCTATATAAAACATAACAAGTGCGGTAAATACATGCAACATAGCCCAAGTTTTCGTGCTTTTAAATAACACACTAGCCTTCTTTGCAGCAAAAGAAATACTAACAAACCAAATACAAGAAGCCAAAATCACACCAAATGAAAAAATAAATTTCTCGCCAATATCCAAAGAAAGGGACATAGCACCTAAAATAACGATAGTATCTAAATACACACTAGGATTAAGCAAAGTAACTGCTAGAGTTTGGAGAACTATGTTTTTAATAGAATCTTTTCTATCCAAAGAAGTTAGCTTTAAATATTCATTTGCCCTTATAGCTGACCTTAATGACAATAACCCATAAGCTAAAACAAAAATAAACCCCAGCACACCAAGAAGTGATGAAATTATTTTGCTATGTGCAATTAACTTTGCCACCCCAAAGACACCTAAGCTTACAAAAAATACATCGCATAAAATACAAATCACACACACAAGTAAAATATGATTTTTCATTATTCCTTGCTTTAGCACAAATGTATTTTGAGCTCCAATTGCTGCAAAGAGTGCAAATGCAGTAAAAAATCCCTTGCTTAATACCTCCACTAATTATCCTTCTAATTCATCATACATAGTATTTATTGCCCTCTCTAGCATACTATATACCTTCTCAAATCCGCTAATGTCCCTATAATAATAAGGATCTGGTATATCCTCACCACCAAGCCCATAATCACCCATTAGCACGACATTAGAAAATCCCATTCTCTTTAAATCATTAAAATTACTTCTATCCATAGCAACTATTAAATCAAACTCGCTATCTCCATATACGCTAACCTGCCTTGACCTTAGCATACTTATATCTATCCCGTAATTTTTTGCTACTAAAATTGATCTATCATCTGGCTTTGAGCCTACATGATAACTAGCAGTCCCAGCAGAATCAACTACAACACTAAGTCCTCTCTTATCTGCCAACTCTCTAGCAATACCCTCCGCCAATGGCGATCTACATATATTTCCAAGACATACAAAAAGTATTCTCTTCATTCTTTCTCCTTATATGATATAACCCTAACTATAAGCTCTCCATAGTAATTAAAAGCATGACAAAACACTATTTCAATTTCACTATTTTCTAATATCTTTGGTATCTCCTCACCAAACTTTATAGCATTCAAATATAAATTATCATCTCTTAGCACAAACGCACTATGTCCCCCATTATTGCCTATATGTTTTATGTTTGTAATCTTCGCTTTAGTTTTAAAATGTGGCTTAAAATTCCCCTCACCATAAGGCTCATAGCATAAAATCATATTAAAAAACTCATCATCTAAATCTTTAAATAACACTTCGCCAAGCACCAAATCATCTCTAGCATAAAAAGATTCAACAAATCTTAATCTATCTTTTAATTGTTCTAAATTTTCTAGCTTTAAACTAAGCCCTGCAGCATTATTATGACCACCATATTTAAGCAATAAATCACTACAAGAATCCAAAATCTCCATGCACGATTCACCCCTCATGCTACCCTTTATTACACCTCCTTCATCACTTGTGCTTAAAACTATGCTTGTTTTTTTGTATTCTTCAGACAATCTAGCAGAGACAATACCCAAGATTCCTTCATGCCAAGATTCATCATACACCACAATAACCCCACTATTCTCACACATATCTTTAGCATGTAAATATGTTTGGTTTTGAATCTTTTTTCTCTCTTCATTTAGCAATAATAAATGCTCAAACTTTTTTCTACCGATAGCATAGTCCCTCTCGCATAAAAACTCATAAGATAGCATAGCACTATCCATTCTACCAGCACAATTTAACAAAGGAGCAAAGGAAAATGATATAAGCTCACAATCAACGTGGCTTTTGTATTTTTCTTTTAGAATCTTAAAGGCAGTTTTATTGCTATTTTTTATACACTCTATACCTTTTTTTAATAACACCCTATTAATTCCACTTAATGGCATAACATCACTAACAATAGCCAAAGCCAAAAAATCCAAAAAAATGGTCATATTGACACCTAAATTCATCTCTTTTTTCAATGCTGCACACATATACCACGCCACACATGCACCACATATATCGGCTTGAGGAAAGTTTGGAGATAACTTTGGATTGCATATTAATGCACTTGGCAGAATCTCTGGTGGATTATGATGATCTGTTATTATCAGTTTTATATTTTTTTGTTCACATATTTTAGCAGCTTCAACTGCATTTATGCCATTATCAACGGTTATTATTACATCTGCACTTATTCTTTCTAATAGCTTTTTTGAAATGCCATAACCATCTTTGAATCTATTTGGAATTACAACATCTAATGGATAAGAAATTAAATCAAAAAACTCCTTTACAATAACACTTGAGACTACACCATCAACATCATAATCTCCTATTAGTGTTATTTTTTTATTATTTTTTATAGATTTATGTATTTCTTTGGCGATTGTTGTTAGATTACATAGAGATTCTGGTGGTGGGAGATCCTTTAGAGTTTGTATGTCATTAGAGATTCTAGCATCTAATAAGGCTCTAATAGAATCCTTATTTAGAAGAATGTGATTTTGCATTAATAGCCTGTCTTATAAATTCTAAAATCACTAAATTTGGTGCTTGTAGTCTTGAAGTAAATTCTGGGTGGAATTGCACTGCGACAAACCAAGGGTGATCTACAAGCTCTACTGCCTCTATTAGCCCATGAGATTCGCCGCTTACTATCATTCCTGCTTTTTCCAATATTTCTCTATATTTTGGATTGGCCTCATATCTATGTCTATGTCTTTCATAGATTTTACTCTGTCCATTATATGCTTTTTGTAATTTACTATCTTTTTTTGTATAACACTCATATTCTCCAAGCCTCATAGTGCCACCCATAGGAGATTTATGAGTTCTTATTTGTTCTTCACCATTAGTATCAATAAAGTTTTCTATTAAATATATTGCCGGTTCTTTTGTTTCTTTATTAAATTCAATTGAATCAGCTTGCAGGATGCCTAGCTTATTTCTACAAAACTCTATAATCGCCAATTGCATACCAAGACATATTCCCAAAAATGGAATATTGTTCTCTCGTGCAAATTGTATCGCTTGCATTTTTCCATTTACTCCACGCACACCAAATCCACCCGGAACCAAGATTCCACCAACATATCTTAGCTTCTCTAAAGATTCTTCATTGTTTTCTATTTCTTCGCTATCTATCCACTCTATATTTACTTTTGTATCTAAATTTGCTCCAGCATGAATTAAAGCTTCAATTAAAGATTTATAAGACTCCTTAGAACGCAAATATTTTCCAACAAATGCTATTGTTACTTCATTTTGAGGTGCTAGAATCTGCTTTACTAAAATATCCCATTCTTTCATATCTGGATTAAATTCTGGTAATTTTAAAAATCTAGCAATAGGGCTTAATACCCCTTCTTTATAGAAATTTAGTGGCATTTGATAGATGCTTTGTGCATCATGAGCACTAATTACACAATCAGAATCAACATCGCAACTCATAGATAGCTTATTTTTTAAATCAAGCGGTATTTCCTTTTCACTTCTTGCAATTATTATTTGAGGACTAATACCAATCCTTCTTAATTCTTGCACACTATGTTGAGTTGGTTTTGTCTTAAGCTCACCTGCAGCTTTAATTAATGGTATTAGAGTAACATGCAGACTAATAACCCTATCCATTCCATATTCTTGCTTCATTTGCCTCATAGCTTCTAGAAATGGCAACCCTTCTATATCTCCTACAGTGCCACCAAGCTCTACGACTAGTATCTCCCTTCCCTCACCTGCTAGTTTTATTCTATTTTTAATCTCATCTACAATATGAGGCACAACTTGTATTGTCTTACCCAAATATCCACCACTTCTCTCTCGCTCTATTACAGATAGATATACTTGCCCTGTTGTAAAGTTATTTTTGGAAGTAAAACTTGTATTTAAGAATCTCTCATAATGCCCTATATCCAAATCCGTCTCTGCACCATCTGTGGTAACAAAAACCTCTCCATGCTCTAGTGGGCTCATGGTGCCCGGATCTACATTTATATATGGGTCTATTTTTAAGATTCCAATACAAAATCCAGATTGTTTTAATAAAGTAGCTATAGAAGCAGATGTAATACCCTTACCCAAAGAACTTAAAACACCACCAGTTACAAAAATATATTTAGTATCAAAACTAGACATTACATAACCTTGCATATATGATCTTTAGTTTCATTATAACTTATAAGAGGTTAATTATTAATATAAGAAAGCAGACTTCATTAGGAATCCCAACTTAGGATTCCTAATAATTAATCATCATTTTTTAATGATAAATAAACTAATGCAACAGACATGTAAGTAACAAGCCTAAATGCATCAGGAAGACCATTCCATGTTTTGCTCATCCACATTGCAAACCATTCTCCAGCTACAACTTGGAATCCAAAAAACCACAAAAGGCAGCATAGAGTTAGAGAAATAATCCCATATACTTTGGCTTTGTGAAAACTATCTGCATCAAGCCTAATAGCCTTTAGCATATAATAAGCCCCAATAAGTGCGGTAGTAGCTATTATAGTTTCAGTAATAATTACATATATACATAAAATGATGCATAAAAGTATCAGTAACTGCACGATATTCTATTGCTTTACCCAAGTAATCAGGCTTTGTATCCATGCTCATCATGTGCTTTACAAACTGATAATTTGAATCATAATCAGTAATATTACCAAACACCACAACCAACGCTAAAGCAGCAACGCTTAGTAGCACCATAATTTTTGATAAACGAATAATAAAAGAAATATTCATTTGTCCTCCAAAAAATTATATTAATGCTTTTGTTGTAAGACTAAAAAGTCAAAGAGCCGACAAGGAAGACATAATTTATATGCCTCTTGTCGGTGAAATTTTAATATAACTAAGTATTTTGTCAAACAATATGCTTAAGAAAATAAAAGTTTTTATAAGCTAGAATCTGCACTTGCTTAAAACTAAAGGGTATCATCGATGAAAGTTAGAGTATATTATGAAGATACAGATTGTGGCGGAATCGTATATCATAGCAACTATTTAAAATACTGCGAGAGAGCAAGAAGCGAGATGTTTTTTAAAATAAATTCTAGCCCTTTTCAAAATGGAATAGGATTTGTAGTAAAAAACATGAATATAGATTTTTTAGCTACCGCCAAATTAGGTGATTTACTAGAAGTAAAGACGCAATTATTAAAAATCAAAAATGTATCAGTTGAGCTAAAACAAACGATATACTTAGAAAATACAAAAATTTTTGAAGCCCAAATCTTGCTTGCATGTATAGATTCTAAAACTAGCAAACCAACAAAGATTCCGCAATGGGCAAATGAAGTATTTCAAATATTAGGACAATAATATGGAAAAACCACAAATACAATATCCATGCACTTGGAATTACAGAATCATAGGAGAGAGCAAAGAAAGGCTTGTAGAAATTGCATTTGATATAATAGACACGAACTTTAACCACACTCCACAAATGCAAAGCAAAAACGGAAAATATCACAGCATAAATATAGAAGTAGTAGTGCAAAATGAAGAACATAGAAATGATATTTTTAAAAAACTCCAAAAACATGAGGAAATAAAGTTTGTTTTATAGAATCTTTTTTGTCTTGCTTTTATGCCATGTAGCAAATGCACAAATAGCCCAAAACTGCCTAAAAGAAAGCTATGATGATATTTTACACATAGATGATTTAACTATTACATTTAGAGATTCA contains these protein-coding regions:
- the lolA gene encoding LolA-like outer membrane lipoprotein chaperone, coding for MIRISALFFICITFIFGEIKNIKSFEAEFTQILHSQSDNIVYKGRILSLAPYYVLWDYSSPIIKQIYIQRDSMIIYEPRLKQAIISSLQENLDILSLIKSAKKIKDNLYESTIMGQKYNLTFKDGILNSITFEDSLKNQVEIKFSQIKVDSSIEPHIFEFKPTSDIDIIYN
- a CDS encoding YqhA family protein is translated as MWNARLFIILAVVLSLVGSVLLFIVASIDIIKAAKDTFLYYSGVLGDGADIHNILLNTIIMAVDLYLIAVVLLIFAFGLYELFICKIQIKDDSNSKVLEIHTLDQLKDKLAKVIVMALIVAFFSKVLNMGMKSTQDMLFFAISILALAVGLYFLHKDSKH
- a CDS encoding aldehyde dehydrogenase family protein, encoding MNGDSSEICEVLCKSDIVRKLSFTGTSEVGMKLYKQCSQNLEIVVRLVFVQIEFMHEAESMLD
- a CDS encoding aldehyde dehydrogenase family protein encodes the protein MNKQELEQIILDSKKAQIEYAKSLVEHRSDLLYRFYELIIKNKEFLAELMTKEQGKPLNESFGEVVLDLVENYLLL
- a CDS encoding anaerobic C4-dicarboxylate transporter, encoding MDIMIILQLIVFLGSIFIGIRLGGIAIGYAGGLGVVVLGLLLGMKPGNIPWDVILIIAAAIAAISAMQQAGGLDYMVRVTEKLLRTHPKYINYLSPACGWLLTILAGTGNAVFSLMPVVVDVAKSQNIKPSAPLSLMVVSSQIGITASPVSAAVVYMTGVLEPLGWNYPTLIGIWIVTTFVACMVTAFIVSVITPLDLSKDPVYQERLAKGLVKDAGDVLNAEDKPGAKLSVGIFLVTVLCVVLYATAISNNIKWIDPVIIPRDAAIMSFLLTAALLITWVCKVEPGKILDTSVFKSGMTACVCVFGVAWLGNTFVAGHEAAIKEVAGEWVKQTPAMLAVAFFFASMLLYSQAATAKAITPVIISALGISATNPGDSYMLVACFAAVSALFVLPTYPTLLGAVQMDDTGTTRIGKFIFNHAFFIPGVVSITIAVALGFLVVSFI
- a CDS encoding aspartate ammonia-lyase; the encoded protein is MGTRKEHDFIGELEISDDVYYGVQTFRALENFHMSGRRLKHYPFFIKAFAQVKKAAALANKEVGVLDADKADALAKACDRLIAGEFIDQFVVDMIQGGAGTSTNMNVNEVLTNIALESMGHKKGEYQYLHPNDHTNLGQSTNDTYPSSIKVATHAKLGDLLKAMEELKDELLIKAKEYKDIIKMGRTELEDAVPTTLGNTFNAFASYIKSDIEKIKYARSVMETLNLGATAIGTGINCHPNYKVIVEKRMKEITGVDFKPAEDLIAATQDTADFVAVSGALKTAAVRLSKIANDLRLMNSGPRCGLGEINLPKMQPGSSIMPGKVNPVICEAVGEACYEVIGNDVTIMLCSERGEFELNAFEPGIAYALFNSIIVLENAMKTLAQKAIKHLTANAEACKQSVLNSIGIVTAFNPVLGYEKSASIAKEALETGKSVGEICLARGYLPKEEIDKILDPKNMLNPQMTEKRKD
- a CDS encoding MATE family efflux transporter, which gives rise to MVSNAKLNLKSDSVIRLFFSYFLPSLVAMLALSTYSTIDGIFVGKKLGENALAAIGLAWPIFPVLIAFELLFGIGAAAMSSYFLGKGKAFRARIIFSSVFYFAAISSVVGGILLFYYSDSISLYLGASETLLPLVKEYTEIIYLGAFIIVLHPILDTFAINDRQPILAMVAMLVGAVMNVVLNYLFIFVFDWGLSGSALATVMGHGIGMLILLQHFLRKRGDLYLIRAFDIYAILMATKNGIPQSSAEISVSIMMLLFNHIIGGISGDRGLSIYSVLMYVGIIPFTILLSVAQGIQPIASYNYGAKLIDRVRSVFTFGIIFGFFVGVFMYGLSYYFSPYIIPLFLQENINARDSSLFYDIRDSMMIYFMSYILLGINMVSAIFFQSIQRTLGSLIITLSYTLIFALIFALILPKIFGFVGVMYSYPLGNLCACFVVVLVILYECKKGVLRNEV
- a CDS encoding uroporphyrinogen-III synthase — translated: MKMVYYITKQDSSPYDSLATPLRLLDIQVIIDTRLEDKLLYCDSLIFTSKNSVLSLEAQINHTKWAKIPTYCLGNASKRELERLQIKPYYVSKSPYGDEFAFELVGILKNKNPLFIRAKKVASNLYETLRDNGINIVESVLYETSFVILEDKVKLDKNSVIFFSSPSGVEAFLFNYNWHSSYIALCIGKTTYEFAQSRLHNANIIISPSISIEESLKYAKNDLC
- a CDS encoding rhodanese-like domain-containing protein, producing MKNKSKANKITNNENIDEYIKIDIRARGYYLISHVKDSINISDLKRISFIAEENKDKKLLLYCHSGATAAEFGDKLVELGYNNIYYYDDNYFNMPDSWIVKNS